The Engystomops pustulosus chromosome 9, aEngPut4.maternal, whole genome shotgun sequence genome includes a window with the following:
- the LOC140077763 gene encoding cytochrome P450 2G1-like, protein MDITWMGILILLFLFIYSTWDNFYRNRNLPPGPTPLPLIGSILHIKKGRLVKSFIKLWDQYGSVYTLYFGSRLVIVLCGYETVKEALVDRGEEFGGRGPLPVMDKFAQGYGIGHANGERWKIMRSFTMKTLKSFGLAKKSHEWKIQKEAQCIVDEFRKFDGHPFDPSKQLLEAVSNVLCAVIFGNRFDYTDGRFSKLIDIVEETFQLASSSWGKLHIILPSSIDYLPGPHHRIIQLSEELAEFVHERVKASQKSLDLSSPRHFIDSFLIKMEEEKKDPNTEFILRNLLVIAHNLFLAGTGTTSTTLRYGLLVLLKYHEVQAKIHEEIDQVIGRDRVPCFDDREQMPYTQAVIHEIQRFCDVSPLNASHMVTKDVSFRGFHIPKGTEILPLLCTVHRDPKQFASPWKFNPNHFLDENGKFQRNDAVMAFSAGKRICVGENLARMELFIFLTTILQSFSLVSQVQLTEDDIAPKMSGFLNGPIDFELSFLPRSNG, encoded by the exons ATGGATATTACATGGATGGggatcctgatcctcttattCCTCTTCATCTACTCAACGTGGGACAACTTTTACCGAAACCGTAACCTTCCCCCTGGTCCTACTCCGCTGCCTCTCATAGGATCAATCCTACATATAAAAAAAGGAAGGCTGGTGAAGTCTTTCATAAAG ctttgggatcagtATGGGTCAGTATATACCTTATACTTTGGCTCACGACTAGTGATCGTTCTCTGTGGATATGAGACTGTAAAGGAAGCTCTTGTTGATCGTGGGGAAGAATTTGGTGGCAGAGGCCCGCTACCTGTGATGGATAAATTTGCGCAGGGCTATG GAATTGGTCACGCTAATGGTGAAAGGTGGAAAATCATGCGAAGCTTTACAATGAAGACACTAAAGAGTTTTGGATTGGCAAAAAAAAGCCATGAGTGGAAGATACAAAAGGAAGCTCAGTGTATTGTGGATGAATTTAGAAAGTTTGATG GACACCCCTTCGATCCATCCAAGCAGCTCTTGGAAGCCGTTTCTAATGTTCTTTGTGCCGTGATATTTGGAAATCGATTTGATTACACGGATGGGCGGTTTAGcaagctgattgacattgtggAGGAAACTTTCCAACTTGCAAGTTCTTCCTGGGGAAAG CTGCACATCATTCTTCCTTCATCAATTGACTACCTTCCTGGACCTCATCATAGGATTATCCAACTTTCTGAGGAATTGGCAGAATTTGTACACGAGAGGGTGAAGGCCAGTCAGAAGTCCCTGGATCTCAGCTCACCCCGACATTTCATTGACAGCTTCCTCATCAAAATGGAAGAG GAGAAAAAGGATCCCAATACTGAATTTATTTTACGAAATCTCCTGGTAATAGCCCACAACCTGTTTCTGGCAGGTACAGGGACAACGAGCACCACACTGAGATATGGACTGCTTGTCTTACTGAAGTATCATGAAGTACAAG CTAAAATCCATGAGGAGATTGATCAAGTGATTGGACGCGATCGGGTCCCGTGTTTTGATGACCGGGAACAAATGCCTTACACACAGGCAGTAATACATGAAATCCAGAGATTTTGTGACGTTTCACCTTTGAATGCTTCACATATGGTAACAAAAGACGTCAGTTTCAGGGGATTTCACATCCCAAAG GGAACAGAAATTTTACCGTTACTCTGCACCGTTCATCGAGACCCCAAACAATTTGCTTCTCCGTGGAAGTTTAATCCGAACCATTTCTTGGATGAGAATGGGAAGTTTCAGAGGAATGATGCCGTGATGGCGTTCTCAGCAG GTAAAAGGATCTGTGTTGGAGAGAATTTGGCCCGAATGGAACTTTTTATCTTTCTTACCACCATCCTGCAAAGCTTCTCTCTGGTTTCCCAGGTTCAACTCACCGAGGATGATATTGCTCCAAAAATGTCCGGGTTCCTGAATGGCCCAATTGACTTTGAGCTTTCATTTCTGCCTAGATCCAATGGATAG